From Nocardioides sp. HDW12B, the proteins below share one genomic window:
- a CDS encoding ABC-F family ATP-binding cassette domain-containing protein, translating into MAAPQRPAGANLVNLERVSQAYGVRPILSGVSLGVGESQRIGVVGRNGDGKTTLLRILAGREQPDEGRVSRSRATRIGFLTQGDDLDDAATVRHAVLGDSADHEWAADASRREVVEVLLAGVDLERTVSGLSGGERRRCSLARLLLGDDTLLLLDEPTNHLDVEAVDWLARHLSARTSALVVVTHDRWFLDAVCTETWEVHDAQVDLYDGGYAAYVLARAERQRQADATESRRQNLVRKELAWLRRGAPARTSKPKFRIDAATTLIEDEPPPRDALALQRFATQRLGKDVLDVEDVDLVRGERRLLSHVTWRLGPGDRVGLVGVNGAGKTSALRLLSGDLVPGSGRVRRGRTVALAHLTQDVTPVDPELRVLASVERVRRVTRTVDGEITATSMLERFGFTGDRLTTRVGDLSGGERRRLQILRLLLDEPNVLLLDEPTNDLDIDTLNVLEDFLDGWPGTLVVVSHDRYFLERTCDTVWALLGDGSLAMLPRGVEEYLERRRASQGGGTPGAGSPGSVTTGGPGLGPRNGSVAGSGVGTAEVREARKTMQRLERQVAKLQGDERRLHDQLAAHAHDFERLASLDAELRALVARREELEEEWLEVAEVAEG; encoded by the coding sequence GTGGCTGCTCCGCAACGCCCGGCCGGGGCGAACCTGGTCAACCTCGAGCGCGTCTCCCAGGCCTACGGCGTGCGCCCGATCCTGTCGGGGGTGAGCCTCGGGGTGGGGGAGTCCCAGCGCATCGGTGTGGTGGGCCGCAACGGTGACGGCAAGACCACGCTGCTGCGGATCCTCGCCGGGCGCGAGCAGCCCGACGAGGGGCGGGTGTCGCGCTCACGCGCGACCCGGATCGGCTTCCTGACCCAGGGCGACGACCTCGACGACGCCGCCACGGTGCGCCACGCGGTTCTCGGTGACAGCGCCGACCACGAGTGGGCCGCGGACGCGTCGCGCCGCGAGGTCGTCGAGGTGCTGCTGGCCGGCGTCGACCTGGAGCGGACCGTCTCCGGCCTGTCCGGCGGTGAGCGGCGGCGCTGCTCCCTCGCCCGGCTGCTGCTCGGCGACGACACGCTGCTGCTGCTCGACGAGCCCACGAACCACCTCGACGTCGAGGCGGTCGACTGGCTGGCGCGTCACCTGAGCGCCCGGACCTCGGCGCTCGTCGTCGTGACCCACGACCGGTGGTTCCTCGACGCCGTGTGCACCGAGACCTGGGAGGTCCACGACGCCCAGGTCGACCTCTACGACGGCGGCTACGCGGCGTACGTCCTGGCCCGGGCGGAGCGGCAGCGGCAGGCCGACGCGACCGAGAGCCGGCGGCAGAATCTGGTCCGCAAGGAGCTGGCCTGGCTGCGTCGCGGCGCCCCGGCGCGCACCTCGAAGCCGAAGTTCCGCATCGACGCCGCGACCACCCTCATCGAGGACGAGCCGCCGCCGCGTGACGCCCTGGCGCTGCAGCGCTTCGCCACGCAGCGCCTCGGCAAGGACGTGCTCGACGTCGAGGACGTCGACCTGGTGCGCGGCGAGCGGCGGTTGCTGAGCCACGTCACCTGGCGCCTCGGCCCCGGGGACCGGGTCGGCCTCGTCGGCGTCAACGGCGCCGGCAAGACCTCGGCCCTGCGGCTGCTCAGCGGCGACCTCGTCCCGGGCTCCGGGCGGGTGCGCCGAGGACGGACCGTGGCGCTGGCGCACCTGACGCAGGACGTCACCCCGGTCGACCCCGAGCTGCGGGTGCTGGCCTCGGTGGAGCGTGTGCGCCGCGTGACGCGCACCGTCGACGGCGAGATCACCGCGACCTCGATGCTCGAGCGCTTCGGGTTCACCGGCGACCGGCTCACCACCCGGGTCGGGGACCTCTCCGGAGGGGAGCGACGACGGCTGCAGATCCTGCGGCTGCTGCTCGACGAGCCCAACGTGCTGCTGCTCGACGAGCCCACCAACGACCTCGACATCGACACCCTGAACGTCCTCGAGGACTTCCTCGACGGATGGCCCGGGACCCTGGTCGTGGTCTCCCACGACCGCTACTTCCTCGAGCGCACCTGCGACACCGTGTGGGCGCTGCTCGGCGACGGCTCGCTGGCGATGCTCCCGCGCGGGGTGGAGGAGTACCTCGAGCGCCGCCGGGCCTCGCAGGGCGGTGGCACCCCTGGTGCCGGCAGTCCCGGGTCGGTCACGACCGGCGGTCCGGGGCTCGGTCCCCGCAACGGCTCGGTGGCCGGCTCGGGCGTGGGCACCGCCGAGGTGCGCGAGGCCCGCAAGACCATGCAGCGGCTCGAGCGACAGGTCGCGAAGCTCCAGGGCGACGAGCGCCGGCTGCACGACCAGCTCGCCGCGCACGCCCACGACTTCGAGCGGCTGGCGTCGCTCGACGCCGAGCTGCGGGCGCTGGTGGCGCGTCGCGAGGAGCTCGAGGAGGAGTGGCTCGAGGTCGCCGAGGTGGCCGAGGGCTGA
- a CDS encoding MarR family transcriptional regulator, producing MSDDVERLVAAWQRERPDLDLTPMEVLSRVSRLSHHLDVARRRAFAEQDLELWEFDVLAALRRAGDPYELSPGQLLRETLVTSGTMTNRVDRLTARGLVARGPAPEDRRSVRVRLTPEGRDRVDGAFALLLDQERALLTSLDRGEHRALADTLRVLLTRIEHDDTVRRA from the coding sequence ATGAGCGACGACGTCGAGCGGCTGGTCGCGGCCTGGCAGCGTGAGCGGCCCGACCTCGACCTGACCCCGATGGAGGTCCTCAGCCGCGTCAGCCGGCTCAGCCACCACCTCGACGTCGCCCGGCGCCGCGCCTTCGCCGAGCAGGACCTCGAGCTGTGGGAGTTCGACGTGCTGGCGGCCCTCCGTCGCGCGGGCGACCCCTACGAGCTCTCCCCCGGGCAGCTGCTGCGCGAGACGCTCGTGACCAGCGGCACGATGACCAACCGCGTCGACCGGCTCACCGCGCGCGGCCTGGTCGCCCGCGGCCCGGCGCCCGAGGACCGTCGCAGCGTCCGGGTCCGCCTCACCCCCGAGGGCCGCGACCGGGTCGACGGCGCCTTCGCGCTGCTCCTGGACCAGGAGCGTGCGCTCCTCACCTCGCTGGACCGCGGCGAGCACCGGGCGCTCGCCGACACCCTGCGGGTGCTGCTCACCCGGATCGAGCACGACGACACCGTGCGGCGGGCCTGA
- a CDS encoding methyltransferase domain-containing protein — MTEERAHRWDPQLYLAHADDRARPFVELLARVQRPGDAAPRRVVDLGCGPGHLTALMAERWPQAVVHGLDSSSEMVEAARRDVPADPRLSFEVADLRSWRPEEPVDLIVSNATLQWVPDHLALLPHLLAQLAPGGTLAFQVPGNEQAPSTLLRRELARDPRFAPYLHGVAEVAAHDPAVYREHLAPVVAATGGSGAEVDAWETTYLHVLAGEDPVFEWLSGTGARPTLQALPDGGDDSPRRRFASELRAALRTAYPASEHGTVLPFRRVFVVAHL; from the coding sequence ATGACCGAGGAACGCGCCCACCGCTGGGACCCGCAGCTCTACCTGGCCCACGCCGACGACCGGGCCCGGCCCTTCGTCGAGCTGCTGGCGCGCGTCCAGCGCCCCGGGGACGCGGCCCCTCGTCGAGTCGTCGACCTCGGGTGCGGCCCCGGCCACCTGACCGCCCTGATGGCCGAGCGGTGGCCGCAGGCCGTGGTGCACGGACTGGACTCCTCCTCGGAGATGGTCGAGGCGGCCCGGCGCGACGTCCCGGCCGACCCGCGTCTCAGCTTCGAGGTCGCCGACCTCCGGTCCTGGCGCCCCGAGGAGCCCGTCGACCTGATCGTCAGCAACGCCACCCTGCAGTGGGTGCCGGACCACCTCGCACTGCTGCCCCACCTCCTCGCACAGCTCGCCCCCGGCGGCACGCTCGCCTTCCAGGTGCCGGGCAACGAGCAGGCGCCCAGCACGCTGCTGCGCCGCGAGCTGGCCCGTGACCCCCGCTTCGCGCCCTACCTCCACGGCGTGGCCGAGGTGGCCGCCCACGACCCCGCGGTCTACCGCGAGCACCTCGCGCCGGTGGTGGCCGCGACGGGCGGCAGCGGCGCCGAGGTCGACGCGTGGGAGACGACGTACCTGCACGTGCTGGCGGGGGAGGACCCGGTCTTCGAGTGGCTCAGCGGCACGGGCGCGCGCCCGACGCTGCAGGCGCTCCCCGACGGCGGCGACGACAGCCCGCGCCGCCGGTTCGCGTCCGAGCTGAGGGCCGCGCTGCGCACGGCGTACCCCGCGAGCGAGCACGGCACCGTGCTGCCGTTCCGCCGGGTGTTCGTCGTCGCGCACCTCTGA
- a CDS encoding AAA family ATPase encodes MRLVVVFGPPAVGKMTVGREICARTGFKLLHNHMTIEPVLEIFPFGSPPFDRISGGLRRDVVREAAEFGLPGLVLTFVWGIELEGDAETVAEYDEIVRSRGGTVDYVELYADLEVRLERNVTAERLEHKRSKRDLEFSRKNLLDLEETFTLNTDPSGTGDTLADRFLVGQEHLRVETSQLQAAEVADRVVAELGILAEPELGGTAVRPA; translated from the coding sequence ATGCGTCTCGTGGTCGTCTTCGGTCCGCCCGCCGTCGGGAAGATGACGGTGGGGCGCGAGATCTGCGCCCGCACCGGCTTCAAGCTGCTGCACAACCACATGACGATCGAGCCGGTGCTCGAGATCTTCCCCTTCGGCTCGCCGCCGTTCGACCGCATCAGCGGCGGGCTGCGCCGCGACGTGGTCCGCGAGGCGGCCGAGTTCGGCCTGCCGGGGCTCGTGCTCACCTTCGTGTGGGGCATCGAGCTCGAGGGCGACGCCGAGACCGTCGCGGAGTACGACGAGATCGTGCGCAGTCGCGGGGGGACCGTCGACTACGTCGAGCTGTACGCCGACCTCGAGGTGCGCCTGGAGCGCAACGTCACCGCCGAGCGCCTGGAGCACAAGCGCAGCAAGCGTGACCTCGAGTTCAGCCGCAAGAACCTGCTCGACCTCGAGGAGACCTTCACCCTCAACACCGACCCGTCCGGGACCGGCGACACGCTCGCCGACCGGTTCCTCGTCGGCCAGGAGCACCTGAGGGTCGAGACGTCGCAGCTGCAGGCGGCGGAGGTGGCCGACCGCGTCGTGGCGGAGCTGGGCATCCTCGCCGAGCCGGAGCTCGGCGGCACCGCCGTCCGCCCGGCGTGA
- a CDS encoding GDP-L-fucose synthase: MTSPVVLAPLDRDATFYVAGHRGLVGSAVWRHLEHEGFTGLVGLPSRELDLRDRTAVLEFFHRTRPRYVVLAAAKVGGILANQSFPVDFLSENMRIQTNVLDAALETGVERLLFLGSSCIYPRDAAQPIQEDALLTGHLEETNDAYAIAKIAGILHVQAARRQYGVPWISAMPTNLYGPGDNFSPTGSHVLPALIRRYDEAVAAGARDVTNWGTGSPRREFLHVDDMARACLFLLEHYDGPGQVNVGTGKDATIAEIAEVIADVVGYDGATTWDTSRPDGTPQKRLDVSTLATLGWTPRIGLRDGIESTVAWYRENRDALRE, translated from the coding sequence GTGACGTCGCCCGTCGTCCTGGCACCGCTGGACCGGGACGCCACCTTCTACGTCGCCGGGCACCGCGGGCTCGTCGGCTCCGCCGTATGGCGGCACCTCGAGCACGAGGGCTTCACCGGTCTGGTCGGGCTGCCGTCCCGCGAGCTCGACCTGCGTGACCGCACGGCCGTCCTCGAGTTCTTCCACCGCACCCGTCCCCGGTACGTCGTGCTCGCAGCGGCCAAGGTGGGCGGCATCCTGGCCAACCAGAGCTTCCCGGTCGACTTCCTCTCCGAGAACATGCGGATCCAGACGAACGTCCTCGACGCCGCGCTGGAGACGGGCGTGGAGCGGCTGCTGTTCCTCGGGTCTTCGTGCATCTACCCCCGAGACGCCGCCCAGCCCATCCAGGAGGACGCCCTCCTCACCGGGCACCTGGAGGAGACCAACGACGCCTACGCCATCGCCAAGATCGCCGGCATCCTCCACGTGCAGGCCGCTCGCCGCCAGTACGGCGTCCCCTGGATCTCCGCGATGCCCACGAACCTCTACGGGCCCGGTGACAATTTCTCGCCAACCGGGTCGCACGTGCTGCCCGCCCTCATCCGCCGGTACGACGAAGCCGTCGCTGCGGGCGCCCGCGACGTCACCAACTGGGGCACCGGCAGTCCACGCCGGGAGTTCCTCCACGTCGACGACATGGCTCGCGCCTGCCTCTTCCTCCTCGAGCACTACGACGGTCCCGGCCAGGTGAACGTCGGCACGGGCAAGGACGCCACCATCGCCGAGATCGCCGAGGTCATCGCCGACGTGGTCGGCTACGACGGGGCGACGACCTGGGACACGAGCCGTCCGGACGGCACGCCGCAGAAGCGCCTGGACGTCAGCACGCTCGCCACCCTCGGGTGGACGCCGCGCATCGGCCTGCGGGACGGGATCGAGTCCACCGTCGCGTGGTACCGCGAGAACCGGGACGCGCTCCGGGAGTGA